A region of the Pseudonocardia cypriaca genome:
CCGTCCTCGCGGTGGGTGACGAGGTGACCGGCCTGGCCGTCGGCGACCGGGTCACCGGGTTCGCCCTGACGGGTGCCGGCACGTACGCGGGGACGACCGTGCTGCTCGCCGAGTCCACGGCCAGCATCCCCGACGCGCTGCCGGAGACCTGGGCGGCGACCATCCCCGTCGCCGGCACCACCGCGCTCGACGTCCTCGACCAGCTCGCGTTGCCCGCCGGGGCGTCGCTGCTCGTGAACGGGATCGGCGGTGGCGTCGGAATCGCCGTGGCCCAGATCGCGCGGGACCGCGGCCTCGTCGTCGTCGGCACGGGCAGTGCGGCCAAGCGGGATCTCGTGACCAGGACCGGGGCGACCTTCGTCGACTACACCGCCGGCGATCTCGTGGACCGGCTCCGGGCGCGGGCCCCGGACGGCTTCGACGCCGTGGTCGACACGGTCGGGGGTGACTCCATGCGTGGCGTCGCCCCACTGGCGGCGAAGCCGGACGCGCTCGTCTCCGTCGGGGACCCGTCGGTGACCGAGCTCGGCGGCGTGTCCGTCCATCGCCGCGTCGACCGGAGCGGCCTCGAGCGCGTCGCCGAACTGATGGTCACCGGGCGGCTCGATCCGAACATCACGGCGACCTATCCGCTCGCGCGGGCGGAGGAAGCACTGGCACTCGTCGAGTCCAAGCACGCGTCCGGCAAGGTCGTCATCGACATGAGGCTCTGACATCGATGCGTGGTCGCGACGGGCTTCAACAAGAGCCGGGATCGCTTTGGCTCCCGCCGAGCCGGTACCGGGTGTTCGCCTCGATCAGCGCAGCGAGGGCGTCCCGGGTCTCGATCAGCCGGGTGATGTCGGCGGTCAGTCGGTCGTGTTCCCTGACCATCGTGTTGTAGGCCTCTTCGGCGACGTCAGCGTCGTCGTCGCCGTCCACGCACGGCAGCAACTGGGCGATCACCTTGCTCCCCAGCCCCGCGTCGAACAGCCGCCGGATCATCTCGACCCGCGCGACCTCCGTCGCGGCGTAATGCCGCTGCCCACCGGCGGACCGGGTGCTGTGCACCAGTCCTTGCTGCTCGTAGTACCGCAATGATCGGGCGCTGACCCCCGTGAGTCGAGCCAGTTCGCCGATCCGCATCGTGGCAGGGGGAGCCGTCGCTGCCGACGTCACCGAGCACGGGATGGGACCTGCAGGAGGCGGCATCGATCTTCGTGGATCAGTACGGCTAGCCGTCGCCCCGGGCCATGCCGATCGCCTCTGCGCACTCGAGGAGGGCGGTCAGATGCGGGTGGCGCGGGGGGAGGGCCTGCTCGGCGTCGTACATCGCCGCGCGGAGCTCGTTGATGGCCGACTCCATGTCGCCGGCCGCGGCCTGGGCGCGGACCATGCCCATCCGGGAGGTGAGGGTGTCCGGGTGGGCCGGGCCGAGCACTCGCGCGCGCTGGGCGGCGACACGGGCGGACAGCTCGACGGCGTCGTCCACGTCACCGGCCAGCCGGTAGGCCACCGCGAGCGCGTCGAGGCCCGTCAAGGTGCGTGGGTCCTCGTCACCGAGCACCCGGGAGCGGTCAGCGAGGTTCGCCGCGATCAGGCCGATGCCCACGCGGCGCCGGCCTGCCGAGACGCGGGCCACGCCGAGGTTGCCGGCAACGGTCAACGTGGCGAGGTGGTCGCGGCCGAGCATCGCCAGGCAGTCGCGGAGGGCGCCCTCGAACAGCTCCATCGCGTCCTTCGCGTTGCCGCTGCTGAACAGTGCTGCGGCCCGAGCGTTGCAGGCGGCGACCTCGTGGATGTTGGTTCGTACCGAGCCTCGCGCATCCTCTGTTCTGACGGAGGCGTGGTCGCCCTCTGCATGGGACCACCAGGACATCCGAACCCCCTCATTTTGCACATCGATGTCAGGACTGTGCCGACATTCACTGGATCAAGGAGGTCCAGTAGACCGGAGGATCCACCAAAAATCAACGATGCATGCGGTAAGCCAACTAACTCCACCGCAGCCCTCGGACTACCCTTATGGAGCAGTTATCTGATGTCTACCGTCATCCATGAGGTGTAGCGCGATAACCCCCCGTCGATTGAACCTTCACCATCACCTGCGGGCGACCAAGGGAGATGCCGAGCGAATACAAATACCTCCGCGGTGAGTCAAGGCCGGTCAATCAGCGGATACCTTTCGACGCCGTGGTCGATGAGCTCCCGCACCTGCACGACAAGCCACTAGTCGCGGTGTGGCCGAGGAGCCCTCAGCCACGCGCGGCCATTCGCAGCGGCACGCCCGAATGCGCAGGCCTCGTCCCCCACAGGTACGTCAGGCACCCCGGCTCGTGCGCTCGATGGGTGCCGATGGCTGCGCAGAGGTGGGATCCGCCGGCCGTCGCAGCTGCTGGAGGCCGGGTCCGTAGCGGGCACGCAGCTCTTCGGGGAAGTCGGCGTAGATCTGCTGCACGTCGAGGTCGTGCCGGATGAAGCCCTTGACGAGCGCGGTGAACAGCGGGTCGGCGGCGACGGCCGCGTCCCAGTCGCTCCCGTTCGGTGCGAGCGCCCACAGGGCGTCCGTGCTGTCCACGACGACCGCGAGGTGACGGGCCTGGTGGTGCCGGTACACCATCCCCTCGGTGCTGGCGTG
Encoded here:
- a CDS encoding NADP-dependent oxidoreductase produces the protein MSTALGYRTFGAADVQEFFDRPDPSPGPGEVLIRVAAAGVNPLDHLLRSGHVREMNGHLPFPQVLGMEAAGTVLAVGDEVTGLAVGDRVTGFALTGAGTYAGTTVLLAESTASIPDALPETWAATIPVAGTTALDVLDQLALPAGASLLVNGIGGGVGIAVAQIARDRGLVVVGTGSAAKRDLVTRTGATFVDYTAGDLVDRLRARAPDGFDAVVDTVGGDSMRGVAPLAAKPDALVSVGDPSVTELGGVSVHRRVDRSGLERVAELMVTGRLDPNITATYPLARAEEALALVESKHASGKVVIDMRL
- a CDS encoding MerR family transcriptional regulator is translated as MRIGELARLTGVSARSLRYYEQQGLVHSTRSAGGQRHYAATEVARVEMIRRLFDAGLGSKVIAQLLPCVDGDDDADVAEEAYNTMVREHDRLTADITRLIETRDALAALIEANTRYRLGGSQSDPGSC
- a CDS encoding tetratricopeptide repeat protein → MSWWSHAEGDHASVRTEDARGSVRTNIHEVAACNARAAALFSSGNAKDAMELFEGALRDCLAMLGRDHLATLTVAGNLGVARVSAGRRRVGIGLIAANLADRSRVLGDEDPRTLTGLDALAVAYRLAGDVDDAVELSARVAAQRARVLGPAHPDTLTSRMGMVRAQAAAGDMESAINELRAAMYDAEQALPPRHPHLTALLECAEAIGMARGDG